The Sceloporus undulatus isolate JIND9_A2432 ecotype Alabama chromosome 7, SceUnd_v1.1, whole genome shotgun sequence genome segment gaagagaagtttaagaggtgatatgagagccctgtttaaatgcttggagggatgtcatattgaaggagtaagcttgttttcagctgctccagagacttgaacctggagcaatggatgcaaactacagcaaaagagattccagcacaacattaggaggaacttcctgacagaaagggctgtttgacggaggaacacattctctcagtgatggagtcttctttggaggtctttaaacagaggctggatatctgtcaggggtgttttgattaagagttcccgcatggcaggggtttagactagatggcctttgtggtctctttcaacgcTATGATTTTcagccaggaggaattccacaatgtcctccattttgagcacaactaagGAGGCCCTAAACTCCTAAAGATAGGGACATTGCTGTGATTCAGGTTGATTGTTGCATTTCTGAATGTGTGAAAAGAAAACCTTGAGAGAACAGAGGTGCAGCTGGTGGGAGAGGCTGAACATTGCTGACAAAGCTCTCCTGTTGCTGGGAGAGTATACAGCGGAAACAAAGTTGTTTTTTCATGCTCTTctttgccataaataaataagtggtggGGTTTTGGATCTGCCATGGCAACTTGAATCTGAGGGTGTCCTAGTTGCCTTTTGACTTTTTGGAAATGGAGGGAGGCACAGCCTTGTGTGTGACAACTTCATGATTTGAGTGCCGCTTCTTGTTTGGGAACTGCTTGCGCAGAACTGGTGTGCGCTGACTCACAACTTGTCAAGCCTGTGTCCTCTGCAGCACATGCTTTGCTTAGCAAAATGACTTGCAAGATGCTGAAGGAATTCTTCAGGCCACAGAATCGGCCTTCTTCAGTCTTCAGAGTCCAGTCGTTCTTTTCTCTTGGGAGTTCGCACTTGAGTCCCCTCCGCTTTCCTTCATTTTATACTCTTAGCATGTTGACATGTGAAGCTGACTTCGTCTTGCTAGCAGTTTAGAACACCGCTGCTGTTTAACGTCTTAATTCACAGGGAAGAGAACGTTGTTTCTGCCCTGCTTTGGGAAGGCACATACATAATATTTAGCACATACTTTTCATCCATAAAATCTTAATTTCATGCTTTTTCTTGTGCCTTCTCTCATGTTACCAAAGCATGATTTTCCTGATCTGCGTTTTGCTAAGCATTCATGCTTCTTCCAATTTAGGGCTGCATAAAAGAGAGTTCTATCTGCAGAGTGCTATTCTTTCGCATACTTCATTTGTCTGTCATTCTCTTATAAGCAAAAGGTCTGAGATAATCCAAAATGTGATTGTATACAAAAAGAATAGATCACCATGACAGTAATGCATTTTTGAGACAACAGGGAAGACGGGGCTTCCTTTCAGGATAGCAGAATATCTTGCCAGTTGGAAGGCAAGGAGTAAGCAAAttgcccctttttcttttcatattgtaGTTGATTCCAGCAGAAGTGGGTAACTATGGCTTGTTAGATATTTTGGAtcgcagctcccatcattcctcaatATTGGGTATTTTGGCTAGGGCTGGTGAACGTCCGGAGTACCACAACTGGGCATATAGTATTTTGAGGAACAACTGAAGAAAGTGGAGCCGAAGAATATGTGTTGTATCTCTCTGGCATCAGGACTTTATGGAAGAAAGAGAACAGTCTAGTTCTTCTGTTCTCCTACCCATTGAGGAAGCAGAGAGCGAGGAGATGgactgaaagaaggaaaacagagaAGCAAAAGAAGTGACAGAGAGACAAGCTGTTGGAGGGACTAGCCACCAGTTAAATGGTTAACTAAGATATAATCTGCACTGcatatataatgcagtttgatgccactttaaccgtcatagcttaatgctatggaattcaggggtgtgtagttttgtgagatatttagccttctctgccagagagctcaggtgccccaccaaactacaaatccaaggattgcATAACATTGAGTCATAACAATTAaggttgtgtcaaactgcattgtttctgcagtgcatattaaACCTAAGTCATCTTCAGGCTACATTCAGTCTATAAGCCACTCTTTGCTGATCCCTATGCAGCACAAATCCTCAGATATTTTGCTACTACTGAAGATGAGCACAGGGTCCTACTGAACAAGACCAAATTACAACTCATGGTTCTGTAGCACTTCACCCAGAAGATTGAAGTGTGTCTTTTAGGTGTGGTCCACCTCATCTTGAGtacctttttaataaataaaataaataaataaaatctttatttttatcccgcccttccagaaagatcagggcggctaacaaaagtgcaacgaatgcacacaaatacatttttacaaTGGAAGGCATGCATTTCCTAAACTTATCCCCTTCCAACCTTTCCACTTTATGTTTCCTAGAATgcaagtatacctcagttaacaaaatagatatGTTCGTGGGCAGAAACAGAAAATTCGGTATGTTCCTGTACACCGAAGGGGAAAAATTTTTTACAGCatttttcagcaaacatttttctCAAAACTGTCAATACAAGCATGTagaatgaaacaaccaagtcaggcAAGCCTTCTGAGAGTAAACAACATTTTGAACCAGAGACCATTtgaaggcttctttcaaaatgcatccaaaGATTACTTTTTCGTTCACCAGCATTCTTCCACTTTTTGTTTGGTGGCCAGACAGATCTGTGCTTTTTTGACACATTGGTACTAGCTGCCCgtcccttttctctttgttttgctgttgacacatgctcagtaagagatCCAAGAGGCAGCTTCTATTCATCTTGCCTGTTGGCGGTAGGCAAACACAactacagtaggattggctagagcaaaatcctgctctttcccaaatcacgctttattgcattgttttctgcAGGCATGTTATTTCAAACTGACATAGAAAGTCTCTGTTTCTCTGGCCCTCTTTTACCATCCtcctgatgctgatgctgctaaaagaaATGTCCAGCAAGAAAGTGTAtgtggaggaaaagcaggggAGGGCTGGTGAGCTTAAAGACTGTAAAAAGGAGCTtgtttgtcagaggctttgttaactgatgtaCTCCTATACAATAACTGTGTGTCCTCTGGCTCCCATGCCCAGTGGCTACAGGACTAATAGTTCATTCCATGTCTTTATTCCAAGGCAAAGGGGACCATGTATAGAATGGGAACTAAGGGAGGGCCTTCCTAGCAACGCAATTgggcatggcagaaggagaggaagatggTGATGCCCGGACTCCACCTGTCCGCCTTTGGGTGCGACGGACAGGCGTCTATTGTGATGAGAACCAGAAAACATGGCTGGTGACACCCGAAGAGGCAAGTAAGAATACTCCCAGCACTTTTTGTTTGGATGACTTTAGTGTTTGGCTTGAACTGTTTAAGCAACTGCCCACATATTCCGCcccttttttgttactttttgcTTCTCCCCAGGAAACAGGTACCCTCAAAGCTCGGATCAGAAGAGTCCAGGTCCCCTTGGGTGAGGCGATGCGCCCCAGCCGCCTCCCTGCATCCCAGCTGCCCCACATGTGGCAGATATCAGAGGGGCAGCAGTATCGAGATAGTAACTCCCGCATCTGGGGCATCGAACACCATTTAATAGTAGGTAGAATCCAAAACTTTCTCAGCTAAGGGTTGCACTGACGAGGCTTTACTTTCTCGGCTGCACTGAAAGCTTTTTGTCTTTTGCAGATCACCGGAGTGGAGGAGATGCTCCTGAAACTCCTCTCAAGTGATTAATTCTGGTAAGTattgctttccccccttcttcccccttcccacTTTCACTTCTTCCTTGTGCTCAAATTTGTCCCACTCACAGTAGTTCTTTAACGATGGCTTTTTGTCTTTCAGGAGCTGTGACTCTAGGATGGTGTCCCTGTTTATTTTTTATGTGGTAACTCCCAGCACTACAATGCAACTGCCTCTGGGTCAGAGTGTGCCAGGCAGCTCTCATAAGAGCCCACAGCAGTGCCTCCCAAGACCTTAGGACAGACTGTGGAGAAGTCTTACCATGGCCCAGTTGAAATAACAGGGGAAGTTTTAGGTAGGCAGCATGGGATTCTCACCCCCAGTTCGGAATACCAGAATTATCACATGCTGAGGGTCAACAACAGGAGACAACAGTCACACAAGTGCCATCCAGCAGAGCTTTGCAGAAGCATTTGGGTGGTGACTGCTAGCAATGGAATGCTGGTTAAGATTACCCTTTGGTCTCGTCTAGTAATACAATTCATAGAGGGGTTTTTTCCCCAGTTAAATACGTGGAAAGATGTCATTCTGTTCTCTAAGGATGTTGTGAATTTGGTTCATGATACTACTAatctttggagtgtagtggagttctttggaggtttttaaacagagactggacagccattctgttgggagtgctttgatggtgtatccctgcatggcaggagtttggactggatggcccttgtgttctcttccaactctatgactctgtaattttaaaatctgttccAGCACGGCCAAAAAGTTACTTCACTCTCTTCTTGTTACACAGGGCACTGGCATCAAGGGAAGAACCCTATCCCCAACATGTAATCGTTGCTTCTTTCTTTGACGATCTCTGTTTAAGGCTCTTTCTTCTCAATAACGTTCACATCAGTTGCTGTTCTTTGACAGATTCAAACCCCCTTAAGCATGTTAGCTTTTGGATTGGCCAGGAGTGAAGAGAGATGCTTTTCAATGGGGAAGAGCATCAAAGAGACTCTGGTGTTGCTTTACATGTCATTTCAAAAATGAATTTTGCTAGGCAATATGGGATGGGGAGAGAACTCTGGAATTGCAAGAAGGGAAAGTGCCAAATCCAATCAAGAAGAGAAAAACGTATCTTATCTTGGGGCCATCCCCTTCAGATATTCCTCATCCTATTTTGTTCAACAAATTTTATAGGAGGGGGAGGCACCTGTGCTGTGTAGTCCATCTGGGTGGACAGGGAAAGCTGGCTCTGACTGGCAAAGATGTGGGATGGGTTCTCAAGACGGGGTTCTTGTTTCTGGGCAGGAAAAATGGACAGTGGCAAGAGATATGAAGAGACTCTTGGGGCTTCATCCTGCTTTCCCAAAATGCTTTTGGAGTTCATGCACACTTTATTTAGACCAGGAGTGAGGGACCTTTGGTCTGAAATTTCCATTAGCTCCAAACAGTATGGTAAGAGATTGTGGAAATTGTGGTTCTAAAACTCTGGAAAGCCAAAGATTTCCCACTCCAGTTTAGACAGTGTTTAGTCAACTTACTAGGCAGTTCTTTCACTTCTTCTTACCAGTATGTTTTCCTCTCATTTTAGTTCCTTGGCCATGGCTCAGAAGGATCCCTGTCAGAAATATGCCTGTGAAATCCAGAAATGTTTGCAAGGTATAGCAAATCTCTTggcttttctttcatttcatttacttATAAACATACATCtaaattcctcctccttccatgtcTCTGGAGCTTTCTATAGACAATGAAGTTCTTAAATAACAAAACTCAATTaagaaaataatgataaaaataataacctTGTGAGGATAACCGGCCCATAATATATGAAGGTACAAAATAAATACAGCAAAAAATAATATGCTAGTTAAGGACTATTCAGTAACATTTCAGGCTAGCTTTTATTCAGAAGGCCCAGGAACCCACCTGTATTCACTTTGAATTAGTGGGGAaaacattttgttcttgtttttaatttgtaacaGGCCCGAGAAACCAGTTGTAACCATTTCATTGGTCTGTAGGGGGACCCTCTCAAATCCATTTCTGTATCTGCAGCGATCTAATGACCTGAGCTCCTGAAAAAACTGTGTTGTTTCTGATTCAAATGTAAGATTGAAATTCATATTAACCTTTACTTGAATCAGGAGACGATACTTGGGTCTTGCA includes the following:
- the MTCP1 gene encoding protein p13 MTCP-1; translation: MAEGEEDGDARTPPVRLWVRRTGVYCDENQKTWLVTPEEETGTLKARIRRVQVPLGEAMRPSRLPASQLPHMWQISEGQQYRDSNSRIWGIEHHLIITGVEEMLLKLLSSD